The Falco peregrinus isolate bFalPer1 chromosome 1, bFalPer1.pri, whole genome shotgun sequence genome has a window encoding:
- the PANK1 gene encoding pantothenate kinase 1 isoform X4, producing the protein MAAFPWFGMDIGGTLVKLVYFEPKDITAEEEQEEVENLKSIRKYLTSNTAYGKTGIRDVHLELKNLTMCGRKGNLHFIRFPSCAMHRFIQMGSEKNFSSLHTTLCATGGGAYKFEEDFRMIADLQLHKLDELDCLIQGLLYVDSVGFNGQPECYYFENPTDPEQCQKKPYCLDNPYPMLLVNIGSGVSILAVYSKDNYKRVTGSSLGGGTFLGLCCLLTGCETFEEALEMAAKGDSTNVDKLVKDIYGGDYERFGLEGSAVASSFGHMMSKEKRDSISKEDLARATLVTITNNIGSIARMCALNENIDKVVFVGNFLRINMISMKVLAYAMDYWSKGQLKALFLEHEGYFGAVGALLELLKMTDDQ; encoded by the exons ATGGCAG CGTTTCCATGGTTCGGAATGGATATCGGTGGAACACTGGTTAAACTGGTCTACTTCGAACCTAAGGACATTACAGCAGAAGAGgaacaggaggaggtggaaaaCCTGAAAAGCATTAGGAAATACTTGACCTCCAATACAGCCTATGGTAAAACTGGCATTCGTGATGTCCATCTTGAACTGAAAAATTTGACTATGTGTGGACGCAAAGGAAACCTGCACTTCATCCGCTTTCCCAGTTGTGCCATGCACAGGTTCATACAGATGGGTAGTGAAAAGAACTTCTCCAGTTTGCACACTACGCTTTGTGCCACAGGAGGCGGAGCTTACAAGTTTGAGGAGGACTTTAGAATG ATTGCTGATCTACAACTCCATAAACTGGATGAATTGGACTGTTTGATCCAGGGCCTCCTTTATGTTGATTCTGTTGGTTTCAATGGCCAGCCGGAGTgctattattttgaaaatcctACAGATCCTGAACAGTGCCAGAAAAAGCCTTACTGCCTTGATAATCCATATCCTATGCTGCTGGTTAACATAGGCTCAGGGGTCAGCATCCTAGCTGTGTATTCTAAGGACAACTATAAGAGAGTCACAGGATCCAG TCTTGGAGGAGGAACATTCCTGggcctgtgctgcctgctgacTGGCTGCGAGACGTTTGAAGAAGCGCTAGAAATGGCCGCGAAAGGGGACAGCACCAATGTGGATAAGCTGGTGAAAGATATTTATGGAGGAGACTATGAGCGGTTTGGCCTTGAGGGGTCTGCCGTAGCCTCAAG CTTTGGTCATATGATGAGTAAAGAAAAGAGAGATTCCATCAGTAAAGAGGACTTGGCCAGAGCTACTTTGGTCACCATCACCAACAACATAGGTTCTATTGCTCGCATGTGTGCATTGAATGAG AATATCGACAAGGTAGTATTTGTTGGCAACTTTCTCAGAATTAACATGATTTCTATGAAGGTGCTAGCATATGCTATGGATTACTGGTCCAAAGGACAGCTGAAAGCTCTGTTTTTGGAACATGAG GGTTATTTTGGAGCTGTTGGGGCTCTTCTAGAGTTGCTTAAAATGACAGATGATCAGTGA
- the PANK1 gene encoding pantothenate kinase 1 isoform X5, with translation MDIGGTLVKLVYFEPKDITAEEEQEEVENLKSIRKYLTSNTAYGKTGIRDVHLELKNLTMCGRKGNLHFIRFPSCAMHRFIQMGSEKNFSSLHTTLCATGGGAYKFEEDFRMIADLQLHKLDELDCLIQGLLYVDSVGFNGQPECYYFENPTDPEQCQKKPYCLDNPYPMLLVNIGSGVSILAVYSKDNYKRVTGSSLGGGTFLGLCCLLTGCETFEEALEMAAKGDSTNVDKLVKDIYGGDYERFGLEGSAVASSFGHMMSKEKRDSISKEDLARATLVTITNNIGSIARMCALNENIDKVVFVGNFLRINMISMKVLAYAMDYWSKGQLKALFLEHEGYFGAVGALLELLKMTDDQ, from the exons ATGGATATCGGTGGAACACTGGTTAAACTGGTCTACTTCGAACCTAAGGACATTACAGCAGAAGAGgaacaggaggaggtggaaaaCCTGAAAAGCATTAGGAAATACTTGACCTCCAATACAGCCTATGGTAAAACTGGCATTCGTGATGTCCATCTTGAACTGAAAAATTTGACTATGTGTGGACGCAAAGGAAACCTGCACTTCATCCGCTTTCCCAGTTGTGCCATGCACAGGTTCATACAGATGGGTAGTGAAAAGAACTTCTCCAGTTTGCACACTACGCTTTGTGCCACAGGAGGCGGAGCTTACAAGTTTGAGGAGGACTTTAGAATG ATTGCTGATCTACAACTCCATAAACTGGATGAATTGGACTGTTTGATCCAGGGCCTCCTTTATGTTGATTCTGTTGGTTTCAATGGCCAGCCGGAGTgctattattttgaaaatcctACAGATCCTGAACAGTGCCAGAAAAAGCCTTACTGCCTTGATAATCCATATCCTATGCTGCTGGTTAACATAGGCTCAGGGGTCAGCATCCTAGCTGTGTATTCTAAGGACAACTATAAGAGAGTCACAGGATCCAG TCTTGGAGGAGGAACATTCCTGggcctgtgctgcctgctgacTGGCTGCGAGACGTTTGAAGAAGCGCTAGAAATGGCCGCGAAAGGGGACAGCACCAATGTGGATAAGCTGGTGAAAGATATTTATGGAGGAGACTATGAGCGGTTTGGCCTTGAGGGGTCTGCCGTAGCCTCAAG CTTTGGTCATATGATGAGTAAAGAAAAGAGAGATTCCATCAGTAAAGAGGACTTGGCCAGAGCTACTTTGGTCACCATCACCAACAACATAGGTTCTATTGCTCGCATGTGTGCATTGAATGAG AATATCGACAAGGTAGTATTTGTTGGCAACTTTCTCAGAATTAACATGATTTCTATGAAGGTGCTAGCATATGCTATGGATTACTGGTCCAAAGGACAGCTGAAAGCTCTGTTTTTGGAACATGAG GGTTATTTTGGAGCTGTTGGGGCTCTTCTAGAGTTGCTTAAAATGACAGATGATCAGTGA
- the PANK1 gene encoding pantothenate kinase 1 isoform X1 translates to MGEQLRAQPAAPAGPPPPAAASCSLLGGLLQNGFHPSSQPLSNGGCGEAPHPLLLRPELPPLSHGSPAKKCRLRRRMDSGRRHRPPFPWFGMDIGGTLVKLVYFEPKDITAEEEQEEVENLKSIRKYLTSNTAYGKTGIRDVHLELKNLTMCGRKGNLHFIRFPSCAMHRFIQMGSEKNFSSLHTTLCATGGGAYKFEEDFRMIADLQLHKLDELDCLIQGLLYVDSVGFNGQPECYYFENPTDPEQCQKKPYCLDNPYPMLLVNIGSGVSILAVYSKDNYKRVTGSSLGGGTFLGLCCLLTGCETFEEALEMAAKGDSTNVDKLVKDIYGGDYERFGLEGSAVASSFGHMMSKEKRDSISKEDLARATLVTITNNIGSIARMCALNENIDKVVFVGNFLRINMISMKVLAYAMDYWSKGQLKALFLEHEGYFGAVGALLELLKMTDDQ, encoded by the exons ATGGGGGAGCAGCTCCGCGCCCAgcccgccgccccggcggggccgccgccgcccgccgccgcctcctgcTCGCTGCTCGGCGGGCTGCTGCAGAACGGCTTCCACCCCTCGAGCCAGCCGCTGAGCAACGGCGGCTGCGGGGAGGCGCCGCACCCGCTGCTGCTCCGCCCGGAGCTGCCGCCGCTCAGCCACGGCTCGCCGGCCAAGAAATGCAGGCTGCGCCGGAGGATGGACTCGGGCCGGCGGCACAGGCCAC CGTTTCCATGGTTCGGAATGGATATCGGTGGAACACTGGTTAAACTGGTCTACTTCGAACCTAAGGACATTACAGCAGAAGAGgaacaggaggaggtggaaaaCCTGAAAAGCATTAGGAAATACTTGACCTCCAATACAGCCTATGGTAAAACTGGCATTCGTGATGTCCATCTTGAACTGAAAAATTTGACTATGTGTGGACGCAAAGGAAACCTGCACTTCATCCGCTTTCCCAGTTGTGCCATGCACAGGTTCATACAGATGGGTAGTGAAAAGAACTTCTCCAGTTTGCACACTACGCTTTGTGCCACAGGAGGCGGAGCTTACAAGTTTGAGGAGGACTTTAGAATG ATTGCTGATCTACAACTCCATAAACTGGATGAATTGGACTGTTTGATCCAGGGCCTCCTTTATGTTGATTCTGTTGGTTTCAATGGCCAGCCGGAGTgctattattttgaaaatcctACAGATCCTGAACAGTGCCAGAAAAAGCCTTACTGCCTTGATAATCCATATCCTATGCTGCTGGTTAACATAGGCTCAGGGGTCAGCATCCTAGCTGTGTATTCTAAGGACAACTATAAGAGAGTCACAGGATCCAG TCTTGGAGGAGGAACATTCCTGggcctgtgctgcctgctgacTGGCTGCGAGACGTTTGAAGAAGCGCTAGAAATGGCCGCGAAAGGGGACAGCACCAATGTGGATAAGCTGGTGAAAGATATTTATGGAGGAGACTATGAGCGGTTTGGCCTTGAGGGGTCTGCCGTAGCCTCAAG CTTTGGTCATATGATGAGTAAAGAAAAGAGAGATTCCATCAGTAAAGAGGACTTGGCCAGAGCTACTTTGGTCACCATCACCAACAACATAGGTTCTATTGCTCGCATGTGTGCATTGAATGAG AATATCGACAAGGTAGTATTTGTTGGCAACTTTCTCAGAATTAACATGATTTCTATGAAGGTGCTAGCATATGCTATGGATTACTGGTCCAAAGGACAGCTGAAAGCTCTGTTTTTGGAACATGAG GGTTATTTTGGAGCTGTTGGGGCTCTTCTAGAGTTGCTTAAAATGACAGATGATCAGTGA
- the PANK1 gene encoding pantothenate kinase 1 isoform X3 has translation MKLIVPKQRSFPWFGMDIGGTLVKLVYFEPKDITAEEEQEEVENLKSIRKYLTSNTAYGKTGIRDVHLELKNLTMCGRKGNLHFIRFPSCAMHRFIQMGSEKNFSSLHTTLCATGGGAYKFEEDFRMIADLQLHKLDELDCLIQGLLYVDSVGFNGQPECYYFENPTDPEQCQKKPYCLDNPYPMLLVNIGSGVSILAVYSKDNYKRVTGSSLGGGTFLGLCCLLTGCETFEEALEMAAKGDSTNVDKLVKDIYGGDYERFGLEGSAVASSFGHMMSKEKRDSISKEDLARATLVTITNNIGSIARMCALNENIDKVVFVGNFLRINMISMKVLAYAMDYWSKGQLKALFLEHEGYFGAVGALLELLKMTDDQ, from the exons ATGAAGCTGATCGTGCCCAAGCAGCGCT CGTTTCCATGGTTCGGAATGGATATCGGTGGAACACTGGTTAAACTGGTCTACTTCGAACCTAAGGACATTACAGCAGAAGAGgaacaggaggaggtggaaaaCCTGAAAAGCATTAGGAAATACTTGACCTCCAATACAGCCTATGGTAAAACTGGCATTCGTGATGTCCATCTTGAACTGAAAAATTTGACTATGTGTGGACGCAAAGGAAACCTGCACTTCATCCGCTTTCCCAGTTGTGCCATGCACAGGTTCATACAGATGGGTAGTGAAAAGAACTTCTCCAGTTTGCACACTACGCTTTGTGCCACAGGAGGCGGAGCTTACAAGTTTGAGGAGGACTTTAGAATG ATTGCTGATCTACAACTCCATAAACTGGATGAATTGGACTGTTTGATCCAGGGCCTCCTTTATGTTGATTCTGTTGGTTTCAATGGCCAGCCGGAGTgctattattttgaaaatcctACAGATCCTGAACAGTGCCAGAAAAAGCCTTACTGCCTTGATAATCCATATCCTATGCTGCTGGTTAACATAGGCTCAGGGGTCAGCATCCTAGCTGTGTATTCTAAGGACAACTATAAGAGAGTCACAGGATCCAG TCTTGGAGGAGGAACATTCCTGggcctgtgctgcctgctgacTGGCTGCGAGACGTTTGAAGAAGCGCTAGAAATGGCCGCGAAAGGGGACAGCACCAATGTGGATAAGCTGGTGAAAGATATTTATGGAGGAGACTATGAGCGGTTTGGCCTTGAGGGGTCTGCCGTAGCCTCAAG CTTTGGTCATATGATGAGTAAAGAAAAGAGAGATTCCATCAGTAAAGAGGACTTGGCCAGAGCTACTTTGGTCACCATCACCAACAACATAGGTTCTATTGCTCGCATGTGTGCATTGAATGAG AATATCGACAAGGTAGTATTTGTTGGCAACTTTCTCAGAATTAACATGATTTCTATGAAGGTGCTAGCATATGCTATGGATTACTGGTCCAAAGGACAGCTGAAAGCTCTGTTTTTGGAACATGAG GGTTATTTTGGAGCTGTTGGGGCTCTTCTAGAGTTGCTTAAAATGACAGATGATCAGTGA
- the PANK1 gene encoding pantothenate kinase 1 isoform X6: MLLVNIGSGVSILAVYSKDNYKRVTGSSLGGGTFLGLCCLLTGCETFEEALEMAAKGDSTNVDKLVKDIYGGDYERFGLEGSAVASSFGHMMSKEKRDSISKEDLARATLVTITNNIGSIARMCALNENIDKVVFVGNFLRINMISMKVLAYAMDYWSKGQLKALFLEHEGYFGAVGALLELLKMTDDQ; this comes from the exons ATGCTGCTGGTTAACATAGGCTCAGGGGTCAGCATCCTAGCTGTGTATTCTAAGGACAACTATAAGAGAGTCACAGGATCCAG TCTTGGAGGAGGAACATTCCTGggcctgtgctgcctgctgacTGGCTGCGAGACGTTTGAAGAAGCGCTAGAAATGGCCGCGAAAGGGGACAGCACCAATGTGGATAAGCTGGTGAAAGATATTTATGGAGGAGACTATGAGCGGTTTGGCCTTGAGGGGTCTGCCGTAGCCTCAAG CTTTGGTCATATGATGAGTAAAGAAAAGAGAGATTCCATCAGTAAAGAGGACTTGGCCAGAGCTACTTTGGTCACCATCACCAACAACATAGGTTCTATTGCTCGCATGTGTGCATTGAATGAG AATATCGACAAGGTAGTATTTGTTGGCAACTTTCTCAGAATTAACATGATTTCTATGAAGGTGCTAGCATATGCTATGGATTACTGGTCCAAAGGACAGCTGAAAGCTCTGTTTTTGGAACATGAG GGTTATTTTGGAGCTGTTGGGGCTCTTCTAGAGTTGCTTAAAATGACAGATGATCAGTGA
- the PANK1 gene encoding pantothenate kinase 1 isoform X2 encodes MGEQLRAQPAAPAGPPPPAAASCSLLGGLLQNGFHPSSQPLSNGGCGEAPHPLLLRPELPPLSHGSPAKKCRLRRRMDSGRRHRPPFPWFGMDIGGTLVKLVYFEPKDITAEEEQEEVENLKSIRKYLTSNTAYGKTGIRDVHLELKNLTMCGRKGNLHFIRFPSCAMHRFIQMGSEKNFSSLHTTLCATGGGAYKFEEDFRMIADLQLHKLDELDCLIQGLLYVDSVGFNGQPECYYFENPTDPEQCQKKPYCLDNPYPMLLVNIGSGVSILAVYSKDNYKRVTGSSLGGGTFLGLCCLLTGCETFEEALEMAAKGDSTNVDKLVKDIYGGDYERFGLEGSAVASSFGHMMSKEKRDSISKEDLARATLVTITNNIGSIARMCALNELLYSVALWHGVQAALYRAIKAWRVAAGDHVQCIQRRK; translated from the exons ATGGGGGAGCAGCTCCGCGCCCAgcccgccgccccggcggggccgccgccgcccgccgccgcctcctgcTCGCTGCTCGGCGGGCTGCTGCAGAACGGCTTCCACCCCTCGAGCCAGCCGCTGAGCAACGGCGGCTGCGGGGAGGCGCCGCACCCGCTGCTGCTCCGCCCGGAGCTGCCGCCGCTCAGCCACGGCTCGCCGGCCAAGAAATGCAGGCTGCGCCGGAGGATGGACTCGGGCCGGCGGCACAGGCCAC CGTTTCCATGGTTCGGAATGGATATCGGTGGAACACTGGTTAAACTGGTCTACTTCGAACCTAAGGACATTACAGCAGAAGAGgaacaggaggaggtggaaaaCCTGAAAAGCATTAGGAAATACTTGACCTCCAATACAGCCTATGGTAAAACTGGCATTCGTGATGTCCATCTTGAACTGAAAAATTTGACTATGTGTGGACGCAAAGGAAACCTGCACTTCATCCGCTTTCCCAGTTGTGCCATGCACAGGTTCATACAGATGGGTAGTGAAAAGAACTTCTCCAGTTTGCACACTACGCTTTGTGCCACAGGAGGCGGAGCTTACAAGTTTGAGGAGGACTTTAGAATG ATTGCTGATCTACAACTCCATAAACTGGATGAATTGGACTGTTTGATCCAGGGCCTCCTTTATGTTGATTCTGTTGGTTTCAATGGCCAGCCGGAGTgctattattttgaaaatcctACAGATCCTGAACAGTGCCAGAAAAAGCCTTACTGCCTTGATAATCCATATCCTATGCTGCTGGTTAACATAGGCTCAGGGGTCAGCATCCTAGCTGTGTATTCTAAGGACAACTATAAGAGAGTCACAGGATCCAG TCTTGGAGGAGGAACATTCCTGggcctgtgctgcctgctgacTGGCTGCGAGACGTTTGAAGAAGCGCTAGAAATGGCCGCGAAAGGGGACAGCACCAATGTGGATAAGCTGGTGAAAGATATTTATGGAGGAGACTATGAGCGGTTTGGCCTTGAGGGGTCTGCCGTAGCCTCAAG CTTTGGTCATATGATGAGTAAAGAAAAGAGAGATTCCATCAGTAAAGAGGACTTGGCCAGAGCTACTTTGGTCACCATCACCAACAACATAGGTTCTATTGCTCGCATGTGTGCATTGAATGAG cttctttaCAGTGTTGCCTTGTGGCATGGAGTTCAAGCAGCATTGTACAGGGCTATCAAAGCATGGAGAGTTGCAGCAGGGGACCACGTGCAATGCATTCAGAGGAGGAAATAG